The genomic interval CGGCCAGCACCCGGTCGATCTCGGCGAGCAGGGCCCCGTGCAGCTGCCACTGCCGCGGGTGCTCCTGGACGTCCTCCAGCAGCAGGTCGGCCACCAGGTCGCGGGTGGCGCGGCTGCGGGCGAGCGCGTCGGCGAGCCGGTCCTCCGCCGCCTCCGCGTCGGCGGCGAGCTGGGTCGTGACCAGTACGGCGAAGCTCTCGATCGCGTCGGCGAGGTGGCCGAAGAGTTCCTGGAGCAGTTCCGTCACATCGGCCGGGAACAACGACTCCTCGGTGCGGGCCTTCGCCAGGTCGGTGAGGGTGCGGGACAGGACGCGCAACACGACGGCACAGATTTCCAGCGTGTCGAGCCCGGTGCGCAGGACGACCCGGTGGAGCAACCCCTGTCTCACCCTGGGGTTGAGGGTGAGACTTTCCTCCGCCTGCCGCAGGGAGGCGTCGACCTCGACGATGTCGTGGTCGAGCCTGCGGGCTTCGTGGAGCCGGGCCGCGGCCCGGGACACGGGGTTGTGCCCCACGACCTCCTCGCCCATGCTGCGCAGCATCGTGCCCATCCGGGCGGCGAGCGACTCGATGGAGGAGCCGGCCGAGCCGACCCAGACGGGCGGGGCGAGGAGCAGGTTGAACAGGAGTCCCACGACAGCGCCGATCAGGGTCTCCCACACCCGGTCCCACGCGGTGTCCGCGACCTGGGAGACGCCGAGGACCAGCATGGCGCTGATCGCCACCTCGGGCACGAACTCGTTGACCCGGACCAGCCGCCCGATCAGCAGCGAGGTGAAGATCGTGAGGCCGAGGCTCCACCAGCTCAGCCCCACCAGAGAGCTGAAGGCGATGGCGATGAGGACACCGACGACCACCGAGTTCACCCTGCGGACGCCGGTGGTGAGGGTCGCGTAGAGGGTCACCTGGACGACCAGGAGCGCGGTGAGGGGTGCGGTCAGCGGCGCTGGTTCGGGCAGCGCCCACACCGCCACGGAGTAGGCGATGACGGCGGCCGCCGTCGAGCGCAGCGTCTGCACCCCGGCGGGTTCGGTGGTGCGCTGCACGAGTTTGACGACGGGGGCGGAGACTCGGGGCATTCCTTGACGGTGCCCCGAATTCCCCCGCCGCAGCGCTTCCCCCGTCAGGCTCCGCCGTACGGCCCCGCAGCCGGGCACGGAGCGGACGGCGTGCGCGGGGGCTCGAACGGAGGGACCCTGGATTCATGGCTGTTCCACTGAATCCCCCAGGAGAGACACCGCCGGCCGAGGGTTCCATCGGGGAGGCCCACGAGGAACGCCCGGACGGAGGGCTGTGGGAGCACCCCGGCGTCTGGACCGCCCTGATCGTGATCGGCGCGCTGGTGGTCGCCGGATTCTTCCTCGCCCGGGTCTTCGGTTACGGATGACGAGCCGCGAGGTGTCCGCATCGGCGCGCCGGATCACCGACGCGCTGCTGGAGGGGTACGGGCGGACGTATGCGGCGGAGGCGGGGATCCGGCTGCGTGACACGCCACAGCCGCTCTACCAGCTCCTGGTGCTGAGTCATCTGCTGAGCGCCCGGATCCGGGCGTCGGTCGCCGTGGCCGCCGCGCGGGCGTTGTTCGCGGACGGCATGCGCACCCCGCGCCGGATGGCCGACGCGACCTGGCAGCAGCGCGTGGACGCGTTGGGCCGGGGCGGCTACCGCCGCTACGACGAGCGGACCTCCACCCAGCTCGGGGAGGGCGCACACCTCGTCCTCGACGTCTGGAAGGGCGACCTTCGCCGCCTCCGCGCGGAGGCGGACGGCGACGGGGAGGTGGTGCGTGCGGGGCTCCAGCGCGTCCCGGGGATCGGACCTGCCGGGGCCGACATCTTCGTACGCGAGGTGCAGGATCTCTGGCCGGAGACCGGGTTCCGGGCCGGTGCGAAGGGGCTCCAGGGAGCCGAGAGGCTCGGTCTGCCCACCTCCCCCGGCACACTGGCGGAGCTGGCGCACGGCCGGAGCCGGGCCGGGCTCGCCGCGGCGCTGGTCAGGGCCGCCCTCGACCGGCA from Streptomyces sp. CA-278952 carries:
- a CDS encoding FUSC family protein: MPRVSAPVVKLVQRTTEPAGVQTLRSTAAAVIAYSVAVWALPEPAPLTAPLTALLVVQVTLYATLTTGVRRVNSVVVGVLIAIAFSSLVGLSWWSLGLTIFTSLLIGRLVRVNEFVPEVAISAMLVLGVSQVADTAWDRVWETLIGAVVGLLFNLLLAPPVWVGSAGSSIESLAARMGTMLRSMGEEVVGHNPVSRAAARLHEARRLDHDIVEVDASLRQAEESLTLNPRVRQGLLHRVVLRTGLDTLEICAVVLRVLSRTLTDLAKARTEESLFPADVTELLQELFGHLADAIESFAVLVTTQLAADAEAAEDRLADALARSRATRDLVADLLLEDVQEHPRQWQLHGALLAEIDRVLAELDIEERTQRLGEELDRRSAEAHARHPGLRALLRRLGRQPS
- a CDS encoding DUF6480 family protein, with product MAVPLNPPGETPPAEGSIGEAHEERPDGGLWEHPGVWTALIVIGALVVAGFFLARVFGYG
- a CDS encoding endonuclease, producing MTSREVSASARRITDALLEGYGRTYAAEAGIRLRDTPQPLYQLLVLSHLLSARIRASVAVAAARALFADGMRTPRRMADATWQQRVDALGRGGYRRYDERTSTQLGEGAHLVLDVWKGDLRRLRAEADGDGEVVRAGLQRVPGIGPAGADIFVREVQDLWPETGFRAGAKGLQGAERLGLPTSPGTLAELAHGRSRAGLAAALVRAALDRQVVETVRENARARR